The window GATTTCGACAAtcgcaagatgatatgtcggctcagtaggTGCTCCTCGAGGTAGATTGTGCGTGTGTGTTCTTAGGAATAAGTGTATGTGTATATATATGAGCGTCCGCTTTTGTACTATGTCCAATAAAAATATATCAAAAGAAAAATTTAATAAAGAATACAACCCTATTTTGTACATATATTTGACCCAGCGTTTTGGTTTTCACACATTAGTTCATTCCATATCAAGTCCATAAATAATAAATATTATTAATAAAAATTCTTTAACCACCTAATGGTGCATCCACACACATACCAAAAACGCCATATGAATTAAGTAGCCTAATTTTCAAATAAGAAGACTCCTTAATCACCTGATAAGAAAACTAAACATTGGAAGTAGGAATAACATGTCAAGTATGAAAAGACATATATTTATTATGGTATAATAACATTGTGTTGGATGGGCAAGAACCTGACACATTTGACTAAAATGAATACGGCTTGAAGCGTGGAGGCATAATATTACATTAATCGAATATCATGACCGGAATGTGATTAATGATGATTCGCGAGGAAAAGAACAAAATTTAGATACATAAAAGGAACTAGGAGTGAAATGAGAAAGAAGAAAATTAGTGTAGATATATAGATAGATTTATGGTTTAGTgtaacagatgatgcatatgctaaTACATGGTAATGTTTATCAATAACTTGATGCACTTAATGGAAATATTTTTGTAAACTGCAATCTATGTTTTAAGATGCATATGTTATCTACAGTCCCTTCTTTTTATTTCCAATACAAATGGATATTAATAAACTATCGAATTAAGATCAATGACAATTCACAACGAATATATTAGGTCATATTGCAAGTCTAGACGCGCAAATGCACGGATCACCCAGCTAGTTAGCATTAAAATTATAAGAACTAATAAATAAGGTAGTCAAAGATACAAACCTATAGAAGTAAGCTTTGGGGAGCGAGCACCATATTTTACATTCCATTTTTCATGCCTTGGGTGCTAATCATGTAGATCGAAGGTGCACATAATTTTTCGTTTCATCTATCTGATGAGCGCACAACATGATTAGGGTGTATCTGACGACCTCTGCGGAGTTCAGAGATATATTTGGTTTACATGTATTTGGTAGTTTAGGATTTGTAATCTGTCCCCTACCTTATCTCTAGGAGAGGCTTCTTTCcctccaagtttgtactcctatatatacttGCCCGTGAGGGTCAAGCGCATCTTTCACTTCTTGACTGTCCCGGCGGCGGACCGGTCAGGGTGCGGGAGCGGGCGCTCTTCTCGTTTCTAGACTTAGCCATGCTTGTGGCGACGGCAGGACCGGCGAAGGACTGTGCGAGTCAGCTACGAAAGAATGGTGTTGACACTATCTTCTTTATTATTGAAGAATATATGTATACCATATGCAGGGTAACTCTATCCTCTTTATTATTCAAGAATTTAGGTATACAATATGGTGCCCATATCCcaaatatatataaatatataataTGCCTTTTTGAGTAGGAGAGCAACTGCCCCTATCTTGCAGGAACGAGAAAGACCCCCAAAATACATGAATAAATTCGTGGTACAACTCACACAGAGATAGAAATCGACTAAGCAGAAAGGATAACAAAAATTAAAAATTGTGTAACGGAATAGCCACGTAAATATAGCTCGTTATTGGCAGCAACATATTAACTTGTTCAACAATGGCCAGCGGCGTAGAGATGTCCCATCAGGCGTGGTTCGGCGTATAGCACAAGCGGTTTGGCTAGGAATAAATCGTGCTCCGACTCGCTCAGATCGACAGCTGCTACACCCGTTGGCTTGGTCCACGTGAATCCCTGCAGTAGCCGTCCAAAGAGCATTACGCACATGGCCGTGCCAAGTGACGCCGCCACGCACCCACGGCGGCCAGTGCTGAAGGAGATGAACCGCAACTCATTCTCCGTGAGAGTCACATCATTGTCGGCTGTTGTATTAATATGACGCTCTGGCTTGAAGCGTAGCGGCTCGTCCCAGACAGCTGGGTTCCGTCCGAGTCCCATACGGCTGAGGATGACATGGCTGCCCTTGGGCACACGGTAACCGGCAACGTTGCTGTCAGCAAGCGCGACGTGTGGCACATTGAAGGGTGCGACAGGGTGCAGCCGGAATGCCTCACGAATGCACGCCTTGAGATAGGGGAGGTGCAGGATGTCTGACTCCTGGACAAGCCGCTCTCGGCCCACCACCTGGTCGATTTCCTCCACCGCCTTCCGCATCACCTCGGGAATGTTGGACATCTCCGCCAGCGCCCACTCCACTGCGTTTGATGGGTTGTCAACGGCGGCAAATATTATGTCCTGCGCCATCAACCCAAGTGACAGATTAATGAATTTAtgtataattttttgcatcttggaCCTTCATAGACATGCTTGATGTTGACAACGGTTTTTCTTCTCTTTTTGGCCCATGGAtttgggtggcgtgcgcttggaCTTCCATGCAATGCATGCTTTACGTGTGTACCAAAGTGGTTATGTACATACCTGCGACTGTGCTTTCACCTCCTCGATCGTGAGAAGAGGGTTCCCCGCTGCGTCCTTGAGCGTGATGAGCACATCAAGAAAGTCCTCGACCTCCTCCCTCTGGCCGGACTTCCATTGCCGCCACCTCTCATCAATGACCGTGTCGTGCAGCCGGTTCACCGTCGCATTGGCCTCCATCACAATCTTCTCGTGTCCGTCCAGGTCGAGGCCGATGCCGCGCAGCCATGGTAGGTAGTCAGAGATGCAGAACGCATAGAGGAGACCTAGCGAGGTGAACACAGCGTCCATGTGCTCCACCTCCATCGTGCCCGGGCCGCCATCTGGCCGAGGCTCGCCGAAGTACTGCCGGCCGAAGACGAGCCGCCGGATGACGTTACCACAGTAATGCCTTGCAACGTGTCTCACGTTAACGGCAGAGGACGGCGCGGTGGCGAGCGTGTAGACGTAGCTTGTGAGGTTGTCGGCCTCTTGGGCACGCTGGTTGTGGAGCCACCGGTGCCGGGAGGGGCAGATGATTTCGGAGGTGAGTACGCGGCGCATCTTCTTCCACTGGTCGCCGAATGGGGACAGCACGGCGTTCTTGTACCCGCCGCTAAATGCCGATGAGGCAAAGGTGAGCGGGCGGGAGGCGAAGTTGGCGTCCTGCTTCTTGAGTACCTCGCGGGCGATCTTCGGGCAGGTGATGGGGATGACAAATATGCGGCCGAGGCGGATGCAGGCGATGTCGGTGCCCATTTCCTGCATCATCAAGTGTATCCATCGGAACGCCGGCGTGTTGAGCATTATCTCCGGCAGGTTGCCCACCAGGGGCCACGAGAATGCAGGGCCCGGAGGGAGCTGCGTGGCACCACCGCACATGACCTTGCTCTTGGGCTTGGTGATGGACACAAGGACGACGAAGGCTAGCAACGGCAATAGCCCCATCGCCGCTAAGCACAGCGAATCCATCGGTGGAAGCATATCTACAGTAGTTAGATATAATAAgtactttttatgcatgtcatgtcTACAAGTTATGTTATATAATCATGTATATATAGTGCCTGGACGGAGACGAATATGCTCTGCATGTGAATGTGATGGATACGCACCTGCCACACTGGCGTATCGTAGACCACATATCCTTCTTGTGCTGTCACATGGGTTTGGTCTCTCCTGTTCACGTGAGTAGGGCCACACATCTTATACTCGTGTCACCCGTGTTCAGTTATGCCTATTGTACTCCACCCATGGAGCCGTGCATCTGCCGTCTTGCATGAGATCAGCCCGCTCATCTGTTAACCGGCATCTACTCAATAAAAATCATAGGTGCGCAGGCACATAGTCGAACCCGAAGCTAATGCATTTTCTACTaataaatataaataataactagaACCTTCCAAATAATTTTCTTTCCATTTGCTATTTTCATGCACTAATAAGCTTCACGGCATTGATTGTTGACTGGTTTCCAAAAATGAATGATATTGATTCCCTCATAAAAGACTTCTTTTCTCAAACAATTCAACTATAATTTTGTTCAAAATAGTCTAAATACTCGAACACTTGTACTTGGGTACATATATACCCTATGATTATTCTAGGTTTTAGATACCTTCAAATATTTCCGTTATATTTGTAAGTGCATACTCAAGTTTTCACAAAAAAACGGTGCAACTCATGTTTTTTCTCTTTATGTTCATACCTCGAATGGAATATACCCTATTATTTATTCCAGATTTTAAATACCTACACACGTAGTCCGATATACTTGTAATGCTTatgttttcgcaaaaaaaaagcagtggATACTCGAAGAATTTCTTTGTATGTATTTACCTTGATGTAAAAAATATATTTGTATATACCCATAAATATAAGTGGATACATGTACGTAAACCAAATACCTTGACAAATGATTTTTTTTTACTTTCCTATAAATATAAGCATCTGTAAAACATACACGATAGAGATGTAGCCGAGCTGTGATACTCGACGAATCATGCAAAAGTATTGTGGCTACATACCCAAAAAATATGTCTTATCCTTAAACAATTTCTTGGTATATACCCTAAACACAGTTAGGTCCTGTACAAAGAGAAATAATTTTAGTTACATACCCACCACTATATGCATACCTGTATCTTTTTAAGAGGGCACGTCATCAATACTTGTAGTGCGTACAGCAAAAATGAGGCAGCTTTTGATCATTTCGTTCTATGCATTTATTAGTACAAGTTTTTCCCACGCACATGCATAGCTAGaattagctactccctccgttcctaaataattgtctttctagagatttcaacaagtgactacatacggagcaaaatgagtgaatctacactctaaaacatgtctacatacatccgtacgtCGTAATCCATTTGAGAtaattatttgggaacggagggagtagtttcttgTTTTCTTAGAACAAGTGGTGCatgcattctaattaatgcctccaTCCAAATTAGAACAAGTGGATTCTGTAAGCACGTGCTCGAGAAGACTGGGTGACCTCAAACCAAACCGGAAGATGCGATGAACGGGGCCAAAGGAGATTTACATCTGCATATTTATTTCaacaaagggtggattttattaacTCGGCATGAATCATCAAGATGATACAAACATAAAGAGTACACACCCGGCCACTGCATGACAAAGGTGCGCACAGCCAACTCTAACACACGCACACAAAAACACCGGCAAATAGTAGAGTCATACAAGACCCATCTATGCCCAATCGAGTGTAAAAAAAGACAGAAGCTATGCCCAAGCGAGTATAAAAAAAGACCCTGAAGCGATCCACAACGGTCGACAAACTATTATAAatcatatccgcaccaaccatttCTTGACACCAGAAGGACAACGACATTCTTCAACAGCAGCACCTTCATGAAGGAAATGACGCTCAAGCCCATCCATTACAGGAACCAACCACCAAAGGTCAGAttctacaaatcgcaaatgggctataagttctctgccacacacttgtgggcctactaagttgacgcgtcccctaaaaaaagaagttgatgcgtatgcaaggctttgtcaacttattatagtcaacacacggttctagcagcagtggccgttggatgtctatccaacggatatcgtgcttcttcttcaatctcggatattctagcttcggtcgcccaaaaaatgattcctccccctgacatctggggcgcaccgtttcagaggctgacctatgggcctagtaagttgacgcgtacaaagggctttgtcaacttagtcaatataagtgattctagctgcagtgaccgtacgatgtccatccaacggccgtagtgcttcttcaacctctggtcttattgctccagccgcccaaagcagcgctggtcgtgccgcctgctccagcctcccgtggctggctgtgctgccgcggaggcctcaccgccccctactactcccaccgctggccaagccttccctccactcacccacaccccctgttattctgcggcaacgacagcctcacaccgcagccaaaccagtgaaccctcgtactcctctccgtgcgggcttccactgctacttcttccccggctccgcgtcgtccccttcctaggcctcgccggtcgtccaccgccctggtgctctcggtgtcgcgtggtcaatgtggtcaaggaacgacttccactggaaaagtactgtacgtggaaaggctggCAGCTAGGTCCACGACGGcctcaaggaagtacctccttattatgtgcaaaatagttattcctccacctgacagcaagaacccaccggacgggccaccatattttgcaaaaatcacgttccccccctgactgcttggacccaccagctacatcttcgcacgcaagcaagtgcttccgggcaaaaaaaaacgattcgcccccctgactgctgagacccactagctacatcttcgcacggaaggaagtgtctgacagtcgggacccacctggtcgaagcatactaagcgttgtcattctggtcgcgaacgtgtacgtacatactggtcgatgtagaggcgcgcacgtgtcatagtagaggcgcgcacgtagcatgtacatgtatgtacagcggccagggtgcaagaaagaaaatatggccacgtacgtacatacgggcgtggtctcgaacgcctactcgcgcatacgtacggccacggctcttgtacatggctgggtcggaacggagaaattgcgtcgtcgttgtgttcatggggagccaaccggctgggtcggaatggaatgcatcgtcgtgttcatcgggagggcttggtcaGAACAGCCAAtgtaaacgaggcctggcgtaccgcacaacagaagaTATGGCCTtatgttcgatcggccacgttcgaaacgggatcctgttcatcgggaggggtctagcgtacgcaAAATGGaataaacggacttgtgttggaccttctacggtcgaacaggggtcatgttgattgggaggggtgtggcataccgcaaaacggaggaaacagacttgtgttggagcgctacggtcgaaacaggggtcctgttcatcgggaggggtgtggcgtaccgcaaaacgggaccccacgggatattgttcatcaccaccgtcgacctcctctagcctccacctgtgaatgttcatccacgggctcatgttcatcccgcCTCCACCGcgggctactccatcggctactgttcaaccagccctctccacgggctcctgttcaaccacccctccacgggctgctGTTCGTTGATCCCTCCACCGGCTAtttttcaaccagccctccacggggtcgtcctgttcatccagccatccacggggtcctgtccatccagccccaatcggctcaatcggtcagggtcctgttcatccagaggcaacaccacggggtccggttcatccaaccccaccgggaactgttcatccagacccccttgcaacgctcactgttcatccagaggtagcatcgatcagcttcagttagcagcagtagcgaaggaattgctcgatcgggttcagttaacaaccatcgatcgatcgctcgggttcagtaacgcgtagcctgcagtgcaatcgctcgggttcagtaggcgaacgcctcgctcggggtcagttagagcccaacgcctcgcacccatgcacGTGCGTGTACGAAGAGAAACGcgaaaacctccgtgcatcgctcggccccggctacccaccgtaaccgggaacacccagatattttcctcgccttcgcttctaccacggttttttcgtcgtggacggcccaaagaatgccatgcagctgctgtccagcccgcccaggacgaaaagcccattttctatcatgattttttgtcatagaagtaggagctcaccgcatctatgatgataccgggttttttcacaactattgtcatagaaatgtcataagtatgacagaaaaaattttgttcggcccaaaatgtcccggatgtgtcttttttttgtagtggcggtgggtgttcctgatagtaattaggatggcttgTCCAacgcgaagattcttgccaacgaggaagctcttccacccaaccgagcataagtgtgtgcgaccgtccgtgtccatgcggtaagtgCAGGTGGTGATGGAGCCCCTTGCGATAAGGCGTAGTTCAGCTCAGCATTCTTCACCAGGCTCGATAACagaactcacagataggctctttggcaatttatgaataataaaaacatatcaattaataagtagcctcgcacatactcttgcaaatatatttctattaagtatagatttctacactatcaaaattcacagtactacacatttgtactaagcatgaattctactaataaataTATATGGataatctacactattaatagttccttgtaTTCTACACTAATAaacatgtgatcagactctacactaaagcatatcatcgactagattccacacagcaTATCATTAGActgtacactaagcatatcatcggataatttgcatttgtaagtatacaataaagcatatatatacatatatcatcAAATAACTACAgttagtataacataccatatcatgccgATCGACAATGGTACTTGTCAGGCAGGTCACGAATggcttcattctttgagctacaatGGCGGAATTAtgacccataggttgcacacctcctcctcacccagcctcattctttgagctacgatggcttcatgtagTGGGTCCTTATCATCTTCATCgcgatcgagtgggtcctcatcatcttcatcatcttccaccaggttgatataaatgaaagccagcttgggtctttctgctctaaaGGAGAAGCTTATCAacacaccaccagtaagacgcatgcgagcgaggaaacgggcccatccatgtcCTCCAATTTGCGACATATTGTGTCCGCTCTCGAGCTCCATAGTGTAAGGCCCCTAGGAACCTCAaaggtcacagtgtctcctgtcagtttgttgaatttcaacctcacattgcatgggaagaTCTGTGTACAAaacgcaaaatgacacaatgcattaatgccaacactaaaaacaaaatagttgttacatttcatataatttcttaccaccgcatgatgaaaactcggctggaagtagatgctgaacagcttgccagttgcaaggctgctggtgcaccttgacttgcacaatcgacaGGCGGTGGTCGCACCATTTTCCTAAAGCATGGGATGATCTGTTATGTCTAAATTTTTACTATTTAGTTAATCATATCAACTAAAAACTGTCAACTAtcacatctctctctctgtctcttttTAAATGTTGCAtaccaactaaatcaaaatgttataaatcaactagcctactaaatcaactaaatcaaaatgttctaaatcaactaaatcaactagcctactaaatcaagtaaatcatatcaactaaatcaaaatgtttcaTATGAACTAGTCTACTTAATGaagatgtagcagggaggaggggttgtggatggaggaaggaggagggagaaggtgggcgactggaggagggaggaggaaggaggacgaaggaggaaggcggagcaaggAGGGGCCGGTCGGCGGCGAAAGGAGGAGTGGAGGGAGGACGAAGGAGGAGGGGTGCGGCGAAGCATTCAGGGAGGAGGAGGTGACAGCGGCGCAGAGGGAGAAGGGGTAGGAGATGATATAGCACAGCGgcggtatgtatttccctcagatgaGACCAaatttatcaaaccagtaggagaaccaagcaacacaacataagcaacccctgcacacagataacaaatcctcgcgatCCAACGTgttaatggggttgtcaatccctttcggggtacgacgcctcaagtggCAAACGAACATGAGATAATTTTGTAATTAATTGATAGatcaaatgccaaataaaataaaggagaataaaatgcagcaaggtatttttgtatttttggtttaatagatctgaaaataaaagcaagaaaaAAGTTGattgcaagcaaatatatgagaaagaagacccgggggccataggtttcacttgtggcttctctcgagaaagatagcaaacggtgggtaaacaaattactgttgggaaattgatagaacctcaaataattaagacgatatccaggcaatgatcaatacataggcatcacgtccaggattagtacaccgactcctacctgcatctactactattactccacacatcgaacgctatccagcatgcatctagtgtattaacttcatggaaaaatggagtaatgcaataagaactatgacatgatgtagacaagatccgtttatctattgcagcagatatagatctcatctgttTATccctagtagcaatgatacatactgttggttccctttctatcactgggatcaagccccgtaagatcgaacccactaccgggcacctcttcctattgcaagataaattagatcaagttgtccaaacaaaacccaaataccagagaagaaatacgaggctataagagatcatgcatataagagatcaaagaaactcaaataacttccatcgatataaaaagatatgactaatcataaactcaaagttcatcagatcccaacaaacacatcgcaaaaagagttacatcatatgtatctccaagagaccattgtattgagaattctgcGTGAAAGAGAaatccatctagatactaactacggacttgaaggtctacaaagaactactcacgcatcatcggagaggcaccaatggaggtggtgaaccccatccgagatggtgtctagattggatctggtggttctggaccccgcggcggctggatgaatacttagtcgactcccctagggtttctggaatattggggtatttatagagcaaagagacagtccagggggcacccgaggtgagcataacccaccagggcacgcctgggcctcctgggcgccctggtgggttttccCCTCCTCAGGACTcatccccaggtgcaaccagggcccaacttcttccttctggtccaaaaaaatctccgtaaagtttcgtggcatttggactccgtctgataaggattttctacgatgtaaataACATGGAAAAAAGAGCAACTGGCATTTggcactatgtcagtaggttagtaccaaaaaatgatataaaattactataaaatctctactcctaatggagcagttggtagtctcgcttccaggttttttttcgtcccaccactttcgtccgggttttttttcgtaggttaaccgtcgtagattttttttgtcgcctcccccacttcatcggtttattttcacttcaccctcacacaacgaaaaaatctgaacggatcagaactttccatactgacgcaaattatttagtaatgtctttatgtaaaagaatcaatcacaatcaatctctaaagatcaaatctaaattaattaatcttcataacgtttgtttccttccaaatcacgtccataactttccttccttgtttgggcagaaactatttggtagcagagattaggaagcttcctatgagtgtatgtctttatgtaaaagaatcaatcacaatcaatctctaaagatcaaatctaaattaattaatcttcataacgtttgtttccttccgaatcacgtccataactttccttccttgtttgggcagaaactgtttggtagcagagattaggaagcttcctatgagtgtagtaataggaagtattctttttggtagcagagattaggaagcttcctatgagtgtatgtctttatgtaaaagaatcaatcacaatcaatctctaaagatcaaatctaaattaattaatcttcataacgtttgtttccttccgaatcacgtccataactttccttccttgtttgggcagaaattgtttggtagcagagattaggaagcttcctatgagtgtagtaataggaagtattttttttcttgatgattcgtttccatgcatgatgatagtaaattaggccaacattcaccactatttatcaatgtcatcaatcgtatccattcctATCAGTTTTAAGGGAATAtgctcgctatgtcttttttaaggggatccgctcgctaagtcgtcgtTGCACGTTATTTTCACAAGCAATTACCCTAAAAAAAGGCGTGGGTATTGGTAGTTGAACGCCCGCTAGGTTTTCCGCCTGTCCCATCCTCGCGctgtgccgccgccacccgccgaatTTCCAGCCGCCCGAGCCCGTTAACTTCACCAGCCATCGGGTCGGCTGCCCCCGCCCCAAACCCCCATCCCCGAGCACTAGCTATCGCCGCGTTGCCGCCCCAAGCTCCACGCCACCGGGAACGAATCAAGCGCCGTCCCGACACCGCCGTCACCGGCCCAGCACCTCCAGCCTTGCATGGACAACTTCAATGTGCAGTCTCCCTTGCTGCCTCACCTTCTACCAGCGCATGCAGCGGCGGGGTTGGACGCGTGCGTGCTTGCTAGCTTGCTCTCCGTGCGTACGTACTTGCTCTGCGTGCGTCGCACCGGCCAATGCACATGATGCGTGTGTGCCTGCTTTTCTGTATGTGTATGTCAGCATGATACGTGTGTACGTTGCTGTGTGTGTGTGATATAGATGGCCCGAGTGTGTGCATGTTGTGCTCTGCTCTCTGCTGATCTATGTGTTGGTGCTCCTGCTATATGTTCATGCCATACAAATGAAATTTCtgttaatcttctgacatgttgagTTGGTTCTCTCTGTCTTCTGAGGGGGTGAATGCAAAGCAGTCTA is drawn from Triticum dicoccoides isolate Atlit2015 ecotype Zavitan chromosome 6B, WEW_v2.0, whole genome shotgun sequence and contains these coding sequences:
- the LOC119325576 gene encoding tyrosine N-monooxygenase-like, whose translation is MLPPMDSLCLAAMGLLPLLAFVVLVSITKPKSKVMCGGATQLPPGPAFSWPLVGNLPEIMLNTPAFRWIHLMMQEMGTDIACIRLGRIFVIPITCPKIAREVLKKQDANFASRPLTFASSAFSGGYKNAVLSPFGDQWKKMRRVLTSEIICPSRHRWLHNQRAQEADNLTSYVYTLATAPSSAVNVRHVARHYCGNVIRRLVFGRQYFGEPRPDGGPGTMEVEHMDAVFTSLGLLYAFCISDYLPWLRGIGLDLDGHEKIVMEANATVNRLHDTVIDERWRQWKSGQREEVEDFLDVLITLKDAAGNPLLTIEEVKAQSQDIIFAAVDNPSNAVEWALAEMSNIPEVMRKAVEEIDQVVGRERLVQESDILHLPYLKACIREAFRLHPVAPFNVPHVALADSNVAGYRVPKGSHVILSRMGLGRNPAVWDEPLRFKPERHINTTADNDVTLTENELRFISFSTGRRGCVAASLGTAMCVMLFGRLLQGFTWTKPTGVAAVDLSESEHDLFLAKPLVLYAEPRLMGHLYAAGHC